In one window of Pristiophorus japonicus isolate sPriJap1 chromosome 9, sPriJap1.hap1, whole genome shotgun sequence DNA:
- the LOC139274037 gene encoding octapeptide-repeat protein T2-like, which translates to MPKDKRRRRIDPGKKSQGKRLKGKDPGEKTQASGEKRRGKDPGKTTGKSTRRKTLVKNTHEERLSGTDPKYEEKTQGQRIRKKDSGEKTQRNDLGEKTQGNRPGEKDPGEKDTRRKTQVKNTHEERLCGTDPKYEEKTQGQRIRGKDSGEKTQRNDLGEKTQGNRPGEKDPGEKTQDKSGRGKDLKEKTQNQTQGKRPRGKASAEKTQRKRTRGNDPGEKTQGKDSGGKTQGEKTQDKRPRELTQV; encoded by the exons ATGCCCAAGGATAAAAGACGCAGGAGAATAGACCCGGGGAAAAAGAGCCAGggaaaaagactcaagggaaaagacccaggggaaaagacccag GCATCAGGGGAAAaacgcaggggaaaagacccaggtaaAACAACAGGGAAAAGTACAAGGAGAAAGACCCTGGTGAAAAATACCCACGAGGAAAGACTTAGTGGAACAGACCCAAAATACGAGGAAAAGACCCAAGGGCAAAGAATCAggaaaaaagactcaggggaaaagactcagagaaaTGACCTTggagaaaagacacaggggaatagacccggggaaaaagacccagg GGAAAAAGACACAAGGAGaaagacccaggtgaaaaataCCCACGAGGAAAGACTTTGTGGAACAGACCCAAAATACGAGGAAAAGACCCAAGGGCAAAgaatcaggggaaaagactcaggggaaaagactcagagaaaTGACCTAggagaaaagacacaggggaatagacccggggaaaaagacccaggggaaaagactcaggataAAAGTGGCAGGGGAAAAGACTTAAAGGAAAAGACCCAAAatcagacacaggggaaaagacccaggggcaaaGCTTCtgcggaaaagactcagaggaaaagaaccaggggaaatgacccaggggaaaagacccagggcaaagactcagggggaaagactcagggggaaaagaCGCAGGATAAAAGACCCAGGGAATTAACCCAGGTGTAA